From the Catharus ustulatus isolate bCatUst1 chromosome 2, bCatUst1.pri.v2, whole genome shotgun sequence genome, the window TTTGTAATGCCACATATGAGATAGGAAAACAGAAGTCAGAATGAGGAGTTTTTATGGAagctccacagcagctccatttGCTGCAGAGTTGTTTAACTTGGCATGCATCACTAAAAAAGACCCGGGCTGCACCTCAGTCACCCAAGCTCCCACAGAATTCAATCTATTGTGGTAGGATGGTATCTAACATAAAGACTTCACAGTGTAGTTGggctattgatttttttccactaaagCTTTTTCATGCATCCCCAGATTATTACTGCTGGAGACAGCTACTTGCCTAGATGGATCTCTAGCCTGAGTCACTTCAGCTGTTTGCCTAGTCCTGTGCTGGATTTTAACACAGgagagaacaaataaaaaccctCTTGGAAATGGCAACACAGCAGGAGTAGATGAGGAGCAATTACATAAGTGTATTACTGTATCCacacttttaattatttttgtttataaatgcacgaaagtaaaacaaacaatCATTTGTAGAGCATCTTCCGTGTTTCTCAGAGCTTAAATAAAAGGGATGCAGCCAAAGAAAGTCTACACCTGAAAAACACCACACACACCTAGTGCTGCTGGATCTTTGAGATTAGGGGCCACTGGTCTCATTCAGTGGGTTCTGAAATCATGGATATGGGTGTTCCTGTTGGAAAACCTCATGCCTGTTTCTGTGTAAGTACCGTCCTCAAATAAGTTGGCAAAATTCTCTCAGGCTTATTAGTTTCTTTCCTCTGTGCTACGTTATTTCCATCCAGCTGATTACACTCTCAGTAAAAGTCTCTCATGTGACATGTAAAAACTACACTAAAGGTaggcaaaaataataattggGGCATTTTGTTTTATGTTCCTTAGTCAATagttggatttcttttttctttcccttcagatTGGTCACTACTTTCAAACATTAAAGCCCCAGAGGAGACTCCGATCTCTAACTTTCCAGAGTCTGATGCTGGGTTACTGAATGTATGACTAAGAAAATGAACTAAAAATTATCAGCATCCTACATCTGTAGGAAGTGCTTCGGTATTATGGGATTTGTCTCCAAACAGCTCGTAAGGGCTAAGTTGCTGGTTTTCAGCCTCCTCGGGCAACCAGCGGATTTACTTCTTGAAGAGCTACAAATGACCACTAAGAACTtgcttttcagaagcagaaattttCTATGCAGAGGTGATGCAGCCCACTGGAAGAGACTGCTGATGTTACCATAGTTTTTCTGAAGTTGCAGGCTACCTTGTACTTACTTGGCTCTGTCaggtaaaattcagaaaatgggCATTTCTACGGAAGGCAGTCGTGCTGCTGGATGTGCAAAAGCCACGGGGATGAAGCCTCAGTTGGGAGGGAGTGAAATCCCTGCCGTAGAAGTTCCCGGGAGTACCGATGGGCTCGGCAGCGTGGCTGGGATGTCCCCCTGCGCTACTCCCTATCCTGCAGGGGAGCTGCGGGTGCTTCAGCCCTGCCACCGTCCCCCAGTCCCGGTCCTTGCCCCAGCCCCGGTCCTTGCCCCAGCCATTGCCCGAGGGGATGGTAGCGGGACTCACCCAAGATGCGGATTGTCTGGCGGTGCCCCTTCTCCCGGAGGAGCGAGCTGGGGCCCCGCAGGCGGGAGTTGCTCCGCCACAGCTCGCGGCCAATGAAGCCGTAGAGGACGCTGAGGCAGGTGACGGGCAGCACGAAGTAGCAGGTGGTGACCCAGAACATGGTGGCCAGCAGGCCGGACTGCAGCGCCTGCGGGGTGGGCTTGCACTCGCGGCTGAAGTCAGTCTGGTTGTCGGGTTGCTCCACGCCGACCAGGAAGAAGAAGGGGCTGGCGGAGAGCAAGGCAAAAGCCCAAAGGATGCCGATGGTGGCTTTCACCCGGCGCTTGGTGACAACCACCTTGGCCTTGAGGGGGAAGCAGATGGCCAGGTAGCGCTCCACGGTGAGGGCGGTGATGTGGAGGATGGTGCAGTAGGTGCAGCCCTCACTGAGGTAGTGCGAGAGGCGGCACAGCAGCTGCCCGAAGATCCAGGGCCGGGAGCGCCAGAGGCGGTAGAGGTCGAAGGGCAGCCCCATGAGGATGAGCAGGTCCGAGACGGCCATGCTGCCCAGGTAAAGGTTGGTGGTCGTCTTCATGTCGCGGTAGCTGCGGATGACCAGCACCGTGAGGACATTGCCCGCCACGCCGACCACGAAGAGCCCGAGGCAGACGGCCGTGATGGGAACGAGCACCCACATGGGCAGCGCCAGGCACAGCCGCTCGTCGCAGGGCGGCCACGGCCACGGCCACTCGGGCTCGCCCTCGCTGCCGTTCCCGCCGCCGCGCCGCAtcccgccgggccggggccgcgccgtgcccggggcagcgccgctccttcgcccggcccggccccgccccgcccgcggccccgccgcccgcgcaGGTaccgcgcccccgccccgccccgcgggcactgggggaggcagggaaggagggaggggagaggggcggCGGCGGTGCGCGCACAGGACTGACCACCAGCAGCGAAAAAGAAGGTACTTTTATTGTCCACAGACTCTTAAAGGTACTTTGCTACATcgttttatgtattttctatCAGACTATACAGGTTCGTCTTCATGGAGCCCGACGTTGTACAACCGTAAAGTGATATGTTTGGTAGTGTATCTATAGCGTTTTAAAAACTTTagagtttctctttttcttttatttatttatttttggaatgTACAGTATATGAGGTAAAATTAAGATTACATTAAAAACTGTCTTCAATGCAGTAATATGCACTGAGGCTCAAATGGCAAATACACTATTAAATGACTATCAAAAATAGGAGCTCATTTGAATTTTACTATGAAAAACGTAAGTCACTGCAGGTTACCTGCAGTAACAAATCTTACCGTTTTAGACATTCAACCGTAAGAAATCTCTGGGCTGTGACACGCAACCTCATTTGCACTGCCAAACATGGCACTTTTAAGAAGGTTCTAGAAAACATCAGTTATCGCGGTATCCTGCGGGAAGGTATCAGCCTATACGTACAAATGACAAATTCgaaataaaatgtaaacatACAGTACATTTTAAAGACAGGTCATTCTCGCCACATGGAGGCCAAGTTCTTcgccatttcttcttttttttttttctttaaaaaaaacgAAACTCAGCAACATTATTCTACAGCACAGATCATTGGACGTATAAACAATTACAATACATGCCCGTTCTAATATAAGAGAAATTCTTCAGAGATCTTCAAAGCACAAGACAGAggttccttttttattattattaagaCTGACAGAAGTGTTTAATACTATTAAAAATGCTAAACTGAACACAACTAGAAGTCAGTAATGATCCACTATCTTGTAactcaaataaattaaaagtagCTAATTACAAAGTGTATAACAAATAACATAAGTGTGATGagacaaggattttttttttaaagatagttTCACTACAAGCTTTGTGTCACTGGCAATCATTGACATCTAGCAGATGTTCAATGGGATACTTGTTAAAATTCAGTCTGGTCATTCAAGAACTCACAAATGCAAGCTCACAAAACATTGATGAGTTATGCAATTGCAAAGTGCTCTAATGCAACATTAACTACATGCAATCAACAATTTGGTACAGTATCCAAAGAGACATTACATTAAACATTAGGATCTcaagaaaaaagcagctttaAGTTTTCTGGTGCAAATTACTACACTTCGTCTTCCGATTTGGTGCCCCAAAGAaatagagaaggaaagaaagaaaggaaggaaaaaaagagagagaaagatagaaacaaaacaaaaaaaggcagtgCTTATTTCTGGTGGATATGGCAGGTGAATGTTGGGGAAACAGCAAAAATTCAATAATGAATTTTATCTCAAAATTCTATTGACTAGCCAAAATCAGAGGGCACAGACATCTGTATTAACTGCATCCAATCAAAGGTCAGCTTTGGAGATGtgtttttcaatttaaataacAAATCTAAGAAGGTCTCTCACACTCTCCCTTCTATATTCAGAAGAAGTAAAAGAGGCATTTTTGTAAGTAAACATCAAATCCTGGGGGTAAGATAAACCACTTGTGCCATTTCCTTGTAGTCTTTCGAAAACATCTACTTGCAGTGAAGAACTCCACATTTATCAGATAAGAAGCTTCCTTCATGCATACTCTTCCATCCAGTTTATTATTTGCTGCCTGAGAAAAGCCCCTTCTGTTTTTCAGCATAAATCCTGCTTCCCAAATAATTAAGACAAATGAGGAGGTAGAAATACAGCGCTAAATTGCTTTCACAGCATCAGATTAATATTGTGTACAGCACAAGTTTGTTAGTGTAAGTTTTAAATGCGATCTACACATTCTTCCCTGTTATGTTAGCAACCCTTAGAAGTGTGGGCCAGGAAATCATCTTTACACTTGCATTTACTGGTCAAACCCTTTCCATTAAACACTACGTGCCTGCCCCATATCGAGTTTGTACTGCATGAAGGCATATAAAGAAAAGATTATATTTCTGTGGCTTGCATTTTAATAACATGTGTCAGCCTATACCTACAAGTAAGCATTTTAAAGTGGCTGAGAAAGTTTGCATCAGTCCCAATGCCGGTGCTAAATGCCTGGTTTTGTAAAAGCAAGAGAACAGAATTACTTTTAGATTATGAGAAAGTAAAATGTAATGGGCAGCATTATAAAATAGATCTCTTTTCTTCACTTTATGACGAAGTACTGAATGATAACAGCAATCAGAATGGAAAAGATAGCAAAAAGTGCAAGGATGACAGCAGCACACACTTGGTCACTCTGTGACCATTGTGTCCTTGTGGTTTGCACAGTGTCCTTGTTGGTGCTTGCCGGTGGTTCAGTCCTCTGAGAGATGAATAGCACTGGGGTGCTGTAGGGGCCCACCAGGTCCTGGTGACCTGTGGCCTCTTGGCACTGACGAATGGCACACGCAC encodes:
- the MLNR gene encoding motilin receptor yields the protein MRRGGGNGSEGEPEWPWPWPPCDERLCLALPMWVLVPITAVCLGLFVVGVAGNVLTVLVIRSYRDMKTTTNLYLGSMAVSDLLILMGLPFDLYRLWRSRPWIFGQLLCRLSHYLSEGCTYCTILHITALTVERYLAICFPLKAKVVVTKRRVKATIGILWAFALLSASPFFFLVGVEQPDNQTDFSRECKPTPQALQSGLLATMFWVTTCYFVLPVTCLSVLYGFIGRELWRSNSRLRGPSSLLREKGHRQTIRILAVVVLAFVICWLPFHIGRIIFINTRDIRTMLFSQYFNIFALQLFYLSASINPVLYNLVSKKYRAAVCKLLLPRRAAKRAFTVTKDAGGYTETSGSTRNDYTTTF